In Streptomyces erythrochromogenes, the DNA window AGCGGGGGAGGCCGGCGATGCGGGGGAAGCGTGCGCTGACCGCATACGCCCTCTGCTGGCCCGCGGCGTCGCCGTACGGACAGTCACCGACCGGCGCGGTACCGACTTCCCCGAATGGGCCCGAGAACTGATCGCCCTCACCCGCCTCGGCCTCCAGGCCCGGATCGGACGACACCTGCCCACCGGCCTGGTCCTCGTGGACCGGCGCACCTGCCTGCTGCCCACACCGCCCTCGGACGACGGAGGAGCCGAGGGAGCGGCCCTGGTCTTCGGTGACTCCCTGCTGCACCGCGCCGCACTACCGCTGTTCGAGTCCCTGTGGGCACGCGCCACCCCCGTCGGCAGCCCCGTCAGCCCCCTCAGCGCGGAGCAGGGGGAACTCCTCGGGCTGCTCGCTTCCGGCCTGAAGGACGAGACCATCGCCCGCCGACTCGGCGTACACGTACACACCGCCCGCCGCCGGATCACCCGCATGCTGGAGGAACTCGACGCCGACACCCGCTTCCAGGCCGGAGTCCAAGCCGCCATCCGTGGCTGGCTGCAACCCCACCCCGCCGAACCCCAGGGCGCGCCCCGGCCGGCAGGGGCGACCTGACGGATGGCCAGGACCGCCGGGAGGCGACCCGCGACCGGCGCCGTGCCCTGCGCAGTCCTGCCGGCCCGCGGAGCGGTCAGGGCTGCGGGGCGAACACCATGCGCAGCAGGGCGACGGCGACCAGCACCGCCACCGGCGCGTACCACCAACGCCGCAGCCGGCCCGTGTTCACACCGGCCGCCGTCCCCGCGAGGGCCATCAGCTCCGCCACCAGCCCGAGTCCCGCCATCAGCCGCGCGGTGCCCGTTACCGTACGGTCCCAGGGCCCTTCGGAGTGGGTGAGCACCGCGCCCAGCACGAAGAACGCCGCCACCGCGTGCAGCCCCAGGAGCACGGTCGCCCACGCGGCCGTCGCCACCGGACGGCGCCGGGTGGGCGCCGGTGTTCCTTGTGTCTCCTGCTCGGTCATGCGGTGCCCCCCGTTCCGGCTCGACCCGTGGTCCTTCGCCACAGTGTCGCGCCCTCGGGGGCGGTCGGGGGACCCGGGGGCGATCGTGTCGGCCCCGGGCCCCCTCTTCCCGCGATCCCCGTCAGTCACCCGGGAAGTGGCACGCCACCTCTCGCGAGGCGGCAAGACGCAGCAGCGGGCGCTCCGTTCGGCAGATCTCCTGGGCCTTGGGGCAGCGTGGGTGGAAGGTGCAGCCCGGAGGTGGAGCGGCCGGGCTCGGCGGGTCGCCGAGCAGCACGATCCGCTCCCGCCGCCGCTCCGCCGCCGGGTCGGGCAGCGGTACGGCGGACAACAGCGCCCGGGTGTAAGGGTGCTGGGGGTTCTCGTAGAGGGACGCCTTGTCCCCGATCTCGACGATCCGGCCGAGGTACATCACGGCGACCCGGTCGCTGACCCGTTTGACCACCGACAGGTCGTGCGCGATGAACACGTAGGCGAGGCCCAGTTCCGCGCGCAGCCGCTCCATCAGGTTGACGATCTGGGCCTGGACGGAGACGTCGAGCGCGGACACCGGTTCGTCGGCGACGATCAGCCGCGGGCTGGTGGCCAGCGAGCGGGCGATGCCGATGCGCTGGGCCTGGCCGCCGGAGAACTCGTGCGGGTAGCGGTCGATGTGTTCGGGGATCAGCCCGACGAGCTCCATCAGGTCGGCGGCGCGGCGCCGGGCGTCCCCCGCGCCCATGCCCTGGACCAGCAGCGGTTCGGAGATGATCCGGGCCACGGTCTGGCGGGGGTTGAGCGAGGAGTGCGGGTCCTGGAAGACCATCTGGATGTTCTTGCGCAGCGGGCGCAGGGCCCCCTGCGACAGGCGGCTGATGTCCTCGCCCTCGAAGGCGATCCGGCCCGAGGTGGGCTCCAGCAGCCGTACGAGCATCCGTCCGGTGGTGGACTTCCCGCAGCCCGACTCCCCGACGAGGCCGAGGGTCCGGCCGGCCGCCAGGTCGAAGGAGACCCCGTCGACGGCGCGCACGGGCGCCCCCCGGCGCCCGGTCGCGGATCGTCGGCCGGGGAAGGTCATGGTGAGGTCCTGCACGGACAGCAGCGGTGCGGTGGTCCGCTTCTTCGTGTCGGCCGTGGTCCCGGTCATCGGGCCGCCTCCTCGACGGCGCGGGCCCCGGCGAAGTGGCAGGCCACGGTCCGTCCGGGGCCGTCCCCGTACGCGGCCGGCTCCGGCCGCTCGCCGGTGCAGCGTTCGGCCGCCCGGGGGCAGCGCGGTGCGAAGGCGCAGCCGGGCGCCGGTGCGAGGAGGGACGGCGGGGAGCCGGGGATGAAGGGGAGGGGTTCGTCGTCGGCGGTGTCGAGGCGGGGCAGCGAGTCGAGCAGCCCCCGGGTGTAAGGGTGGGCGGGGTCGGCGAAGAGCGCGTCGACGGGGGCCTGTTCGGCGGCGCGGCCGCCGTACATGACCAGGACCTCGTGGGCGACGCGGGCGACGACGCCCAGGTCGTGGGTGATCATTACGACGCCCAGTCCGCGTTCCTGCTGGAGTTTCGCGATCAGTTCGAGGATCTGCGCCTGCACGGTGACGTCCAGGGCGGTGGTCGGTTCGTCGGCGATCAGCAGGTCGGGTTCGCAGGCCAGCGCCATGGCGATCATCGCGCGCTGGCGCATGCCGCCGGAGAACTGGTGCGGGTACTCCCCCGCCCGGCGCGCCGGTTCCGGGATGCCGACCTCGCCGAGCATGTCGACGGCGCGCCTGCGCGCGGCGGCCCGCCCGGCCTTGAAGTGCACCCTGAAGTGCTCGGCGATCTGCTCGCCGACGGTGTAGTAGGGGTGCAGGCTGGAGAGCGGGTCCTGGAAGATCATGGCCATCCGGCGGCCGCGGACCTTCCCGAGCTCGCGCTCGCTCAGGCCGATGAGCGGCCGTCCGGCGAGCGCGACGGAGCCGCCGACCTCGACGGCGCCGCGGTGCAGTCCCATGACGGCGAGCGAGGTGACGGACTTGCCGGAGCCTGATTCGCCGACGATGCCGAGGGTGCGGCCGGCCTCGACGGTGAAGCCGACGGAGTCGACGGCCCGGACGGTGCCCCGAGGGGTGGTGAAGGTGACGCGCAGGTCGCGTACTTCGAGGAGCGGATCGGCCATCAGCGCCATCAGTACCTCACTCTCGGGTCGATGACGGCGTACAGGAGGTCGACGACGAGGTTGGCGACGACGATGAAGAAGGCGGCGAGGAGGGTGACGCCGAGGACCACGGGCTGGTCGGAGTTGACGAGGGCGCCGTAGAAGAGGCGTCCGATGCCCGGGAGTCCGAAGATCGACTCGGTGATGACGGCGCCGGCGAGCAGCCCGCCGAGGTCGATGCCGAAAATGGTCAGGATCGGCGTCATCCCGGAGCGCAGGCCGTGTTTGACGACGACCGTCCGCTCGGGCATGCCCTTGGCGCGGGCGGTGCGGATGTAGGGCTCGGCCATCGCCTCGATCATCGAACCCCGGCTCTGGCGCGCGTACATGGCGGCGTAGAGCAGCGCGAGCGCGGTCCAGGGCAGGAGCAGGTTGGAGGCCCAGCCGAGCGGGTTGTCGGTGAAGGCCTGGTAGGTGGGGTAGGGCAGCAGTCCCGCGATGCGGATGACGCCGTAGATGAGCATCACCGAGGTGAAGTACACGGGCAGCGAGGCGGCGGCGACGGCGCCGACCATCAGGGCCTTGTCGGTGGCGGTGTCCTTGCGCAGGGCGGCGGTGACCCCGGCGCCGAGGCCGAGGAGCAGCCACAGCACGGCGGCGCCGAGGGCGAGGGAGGCGGAGACCGGGAGGCGGTCCATGAGCAGGTCCCACACGGGCAGGGAGCTCTCGTAGGAGTAGCCCAGGCAGGGGAAGTCGCAGACGACGGCGTACTGGCCGGTGCCGAGGGTGCGGCCGGTGAAGATGCCGGTCAGGAAGTCGGCGAACTGCTTCCACAGGGGCTGGTCGAGGCCCAGGTGTACGCGTACGTCGGCCAGTCGTTCGGCGCTGCAGGTCTTGCCGCAGGCGGCGGCAGCCGGGTCGGCGGGCAGGACGTAGAAGATGAGGAAGGTGACGGCCGCGATGGCGAGGAGCACGCCGGCGAGGGCGAGGAGCCGGCGGGCGAGGTAGACGATCAACTGCGGCCGCCCCTCGGGTCGAGGATGTCGCGCAGCGCGTCGCCGAGCAGGGTGAAGGCGAGCACGGCGAGGAAGAGGAAGACGCTGGGGATGACGAAGTACATGGGGTCGGTCTCGTAGTAGGCGACGGACTCGGCGATCATCTGGCCCCAGGAGGGGGTGGGCGGGCGGACGCCGACGCCGAGGTAGCTGAGGGCGGCCTCGGTGCTGATCATTCCGGGGATGAGCAGGGTGGTGTAGGCGATGACCGGGCCCGCCACGCCCGGCAGGATCTCGCGGGTGAGGATCCGCCAGGGGCCGGCGCCGCCGACGCGGGCGGCGTCGACGTACTCGCGGTGTTTGAGGGAGAGGGTCTGGCCGCGGACCACGCGGGCGATGCCGGGCCAGCCGAAGACGCCGATGACGACGGTCATGAGGACGAGCCGGTTGACGTCCTTGGCCACGGACAGCATGGCGATCATGAAGATCAGGGAGGGGAAGGACATGGTCAGGTCCATGAGCCGGGACAGGGCCGTGTCGGTGCGGCCGCCGAAGTAGCCGGCGGCGATCCCGGCGGCGGTGCCGGCGAGTACCACGATGGCGGTGGCGGCGAAGGCGATCAGGAGGGAGACCTGTGCGCCGTGGACGACGCGGGCGAACAGGTCGCGGCCGGTGACGGGTTCCACGCCGAGCCAGTGATCGGCGCTGATCCCGCCGAGGGGGCCGAGCGGCTGGCCCCCGAGATAGGGGTCGACGGCGGACTTGTCGAACTCGCGCGGGGACCAGCCGCCGAGCGCGCCCAGCCAGGGGGCGGTGACGGCCATCAGGGCGAAGAGGACGACGATGCAGAGGCTGATGCGGACGGCGGGGCGGCGGCTCAGTTCCCGCCGGGCGAGCTGCCAGGGGCTGCTGCCGGGCGCCGCCGCGGGCCCGGCCGCGGCGGCGTCGGGGGCCGGTGCTGTGGTGGTCATGGGGTCGGGGGCTCCGGGTTGCCTCAGCCCTGGCTCTTCGAGGGGTCCTTGAGGCCGACCGTGGCGTAGTCGATGGTGCCGGTCCACACGGGGTGGCCGAAGGCGCCCGCGATGTTCGTGCCGACGAGGAGCGGCTTGCGCTCCAGCAGGATCGGGACGTTCGGGGACTTGGCCATCAGGGTCGCGTCGAGGTCGATCCAGGCCTGGTTGGCCTGCTTGGCGTCGGCCATGGCGTTGATCTCGTCGATGCGCTTGATGACCTCCTCGTCGCGGAACTGGCTGTAGTTGCCCTGGTTTCCCTTCGGCTTGATGGTGCGTCCGTCGAAGACGAAGGGGATCCAGGTGGAGCCGGAGGGGTAGTCCGGGCACCAGCCGGTGAGGGTCATGTCGGGGGTGGTGGACAGGTCGCCGATCACGTCGTAGTAGGCGCCCGGGTCGACGGTGTCGATGACGACCTCGATGCCCGCGCGGGACAGGCCCTGCTGGATGGCCTCGGCCTTGCCCTTGTCGCCGGTGGAGACGGAGAGGGAGACCTTCAGGGTCTCCTTGCCGGCGGCCTTGAGGAGTTCCTTGGCCTTGGCCGGGTCGCCGGCCGGGGGGATCTTCAGGGTGTCGGCCTGCTTGCCGCCGGAGAGGGCCGGGGGCAGGTAAGCGGTGGCGATCTCATTGAGGGCCGGTCCGCCGCCCGCGGTGACGACGGCCTCCTTGTCGACGGCGTACTGCATGGCCTCGCGGACCTTGGGGTCGTCGAAGGGGGCGCGTGAGTTGTTCAGGTGGAGCATCTCGGTGCAGCCCTGGGACTCGGCGAGCAGCCGGGACCTGACCTCGGGCTTGGGCAGCACCTTGGGGGCGCTCTCGGGGCGCATGTCGGCGTACTGCACGGTGGAGGCGTCGGCGCCCTCGCCGGCGATGATCCGGTCGTCGATCTGGCCGCCCTTGAGGCCCATGACGACCACGAACTTGTCCGGGTAGGCCTTGCGGACGGTGTCGGTGCCCGGGTCCCAGTGTTCGTTGCGGACGAGGACGAGCTTCTTGTCGCGGTCGTACGACTCGATCTTGTACGGGCCGGAGGAGAACGGACGGGCGTCGTACTGGGTGCCCTTCTCCTGGGACTGGGGCACGGGGGCGAAGGTCGGCAGGGTGGCGGTGGCGGAGAACTCGGCGACGGGGCGCTTCAGTTCGAAGACGATCGTGCGGTCGTCCGGGGTCTTGACGGAGTCGAGGTGCTGCCCTTGGAGGGGCCCCTTGTAGCCCTCGGTGCCGGCCAGGTACTGGGCGGCGTAGTCGGGGCCGCCGGTGAGGTCGGGGGCGAAGGAGCGCTCGACGTTGTACTTGATGTCCTGGGCCTTGACCGGGGTGCCGTCCTCGTACTTCACGCCCTCCTTGAGGGTGAAGGTCCAGGTGCGGCCGCCGTTGGAGGGGGTGCCGAGGTCGGTGGCGAGGTCGGGGACCAGCTCGCTGCCCGCCTTGCCGGGCTCGGCCTTGAAGGTGACGAGCGTGCGGTAGAGCAGGCGGGTGCCGAAGTCCATGGTCGGCATGACCCAGTTGCGGGCGGGGTCGAGGTGCGCGAAGTCCTGGTTGGACAGGACCGTGAGGGTGCCGCCCTTGACCGGGGTGCCGCCGAGGACCTTGCCGTCGTTGGCGGCGGCCGGGTTCTCGGCGCCGGCGCCGCTGGAGCCCTTCTTGGTGCCGGAGCAGCCCGAGGCGCCGAGTGCGAGTGCGGCCACCAGGGCGGTGGCGAGGGCGAGTTGGGTGCGCTTGGTCATGGTCACTCCAGGGAAGGGCACGCTCAGCGGCTCTACGATGTGACCGGTAACATAGTAATGTGAAATTGCACTGACAAGGGGTTGGGTCCCCCGTTATCCAGCCGTGTCCAAAGCCCTTGCTCTGGTCGGGCGTTCGCCCGCCGAGCCGGTCGGCGCGCGTCAGGCGCCCAGCACTCCCCCGAGGACGGGAAGGTTGCGCACCACCGTCCACAGGGCGATCCCGGCGAGGATCACCCGGGGGCCCCTCCAGGCAGGGCGAGCTCGCCGGGTGGTCCTGCCGGTGACGACTCGTAGCCACGCGAGGGCGATGGCCGGCAGTGCGAGGACGAGGAGGAGGTTGTAATCCGCGGCGGCGACCACATCGGCGCGCGTGAGCTGGTGAAGAGCCCGCAGGCTGCCGCAGCCCGGACAGTCCAGGCCCGTGAGTACGTGGAACGGACACCGGGGGAACCGGCCCGGTCGTGTGGGATCCGCGAGTCGTACGGCGACGGCAACCCATGCGAAGAGTGCTGCGGCCAGCCAGGCGTCGCGGACGGGTTGAGGCCTCGAAGCCCACAGGACCGGGTGGAAGGCCCGGGCGTTCGGCCTGTTCACGGCGCGGGCATGGACGTGGTGTTCGGGTCGGCGGCCATGCCGATGGCGATGAAGAACAACCACGCGATGCAGCCGACGACGAGGCTCACGATCATCCAGAGTCTCGCCTTCCGTGACGATTCGGCGGATCCCACGACATCCCCCGCCTTCCACTTCTCCGAAACCTGCGAGGCGAAGATGATGGCGGCGATACCCGTCGGCAGGAAGCAGAAGAGCGTGACGAGGATGGCACCGGCCAGGTACGTCTCGGGCATCCGCATTGGCGCGGTCATTCCCCACTGATCCCGCTCCCACCCCGGCTGCGAGGTCGGCGGCTGGGCGGGAGGGGCCTCGGGCTGCGGGGGCTGAGCGGACGCCGTCCGGGGTGGCGGCTTGGTGGGCGGCGGCAGGAGCGGCTCCTGCCAGGGCGTCTCCGGGCCCCAGTTCTCACCTTCGGAAGACGGAGGTTGCTGACGGTCGGACATGGCTGCGCACCTCTCCGGACCCGCCCTCAGGCAGGGGTCCACATTGCTCGTCGGGAATCCCAGACCCACCGGTCACCACACGCCTCCAGGCCGACGGCCTGCTCGTACGCCTGGTCCGGCAGATCTGCGGTGAAGGTCACGCGGCCGCCGGCCCCCGACTCGACGACCACACCTCCGGGCGCCTGCGCGCCGTCCCCTCCACTCAGGAGTCCGTCCACGAAAGCCTTCAGCGCCTTGTGCGCCTCTTCGGCGAGGCGTCCGAACAGAGCGCTGAGGAACGGCTCCAGAACCGCGGACGTCACCAGGACCAGCACGGCATCGGCCGCCCCCCTCCGTGTCGGCCTCAGCAAGCACGTGGCACTCACCCCGGCATCGCGCAACACGTCGCGCTGCTCGAGTGCAGGGGTGGAAGGGAGTGCGGCGGGCCAGTAGATCTCGACCTCGGAGTGCGTCATGACATCTCTCCCTCTACGACCGGTGAGGCAGCGACCAGCGTTCGATACGACCCGCGCGGGTGCAGGTCATCAGGCACCTGCCGTTCTCGAGGAATGCCAGCCCTACGACTTGGTGCACCAACTCCGCCACCAGGGAAAGCTGTCCGGTCCTCAGGTCCCACAGGGACACCGACCCGTCGCCGTCGCACACCGCGAGGGCCGAAGCCCCCGCGGAGAACACGAGATGGGAGGCCTGCCGACGGTGTTCCGTCTGTCGCAGGAGACGGCCGTCCCAGGACCACAGCCGCACCCTCCCGTCCCCGCAGCCGGTGGCGAGACCGTTGGCGGTGAGCCCGAGGCAGCTCACGGGCACCGGATGCCGCCAGGCCGCCACCTGGTGTCCCTGCACGTCCAGTTGCCGCACCAGGCCGTCCCCGGTCGCGACGACGACGTGCCGGTCGCCCGGCGCGAAGGCGAGGGGACCGATGCGACTGCGCCCGCCCATCCGCTGCCAGGTCCTCGACTCCTTGCCCGGACGGGCGGGCAGGTCGCGTACCCGGGCTCCCCACGTGTTGTACACGTAGACGCGGTCCTTGACCGTCACGGCGAGCCAGTGGCCGTCGGCGCTGAACGTGAGGGCGTCGCCCTCTTCGCCCACGTTCATCACACGGGCCGGCGCTTCGGTCTGGAGGTCCCAGACGACGACGGTGCCGTCATGGTGCCGACTGGCCACGTTCCGTCTCCAGGGGCCCCACGCCACCCGCACCGGGTTCTCGCGCTGTACAGGCGGGCACTGCCTGTACAGCGCCCCGTCGGCTGCGTTCAGCACCCGCACCGCTCCGTCGTCGCAGGCAGCTGCGAGGAGATCGCCGGGGCCGAGCACCAGGTCGCTGCACGGACCGATCTCGGCGAGCAGCGCCCTCTGGGAAAGCCTGGGCGACGGCGTGCGCAGCGGCGGTGGTGCGGGCGGAGGGCGCGGCGCCTCCGATCCCGGCACCTGTGGACGATCCGGTCCCTGCGGGGTCGGCGGTGTGGCCTGTGCCGGCGGGCCCTGAGCCGCCTTCGGCAGCGAGAAGAGCCGGGTCTCGTCGGATGCGAGGAAGAGCACGGGCGTGGCCCACTCCAGGCTCTCCTGCTCCACCTTCACGTACTCCCGGGCGAGGGTCACCGCCCGGTCGACGGGCACCCCCTGGGCTATCCGCTCGTAGAACGACGAGGCGAAGACGAGAGCGGCCTTGTCGGTGATCTCGTACTGCATGGCGACCACGGCCGGCACACCGGCTCGTACGAGGTTGGCGGCGGTGCCCGCGAACACGTCCTCGGATCCACCGACCGCGGACTCACAGGAATTCAGCACGATGAGACGCAGGTTCGGACTGTCCGCGATCAGCCGCTCGAAATCGCTGGCATAGATCTTCTTGGACAACCCGTCGGAGCCCGAAAGCTGAATGTATCCGGCGTTCCTCTCCTCGTCGAACCCTCCATGACTCACACAGTGCAGGACGTGCCAGGAGCCGAATCTCAACTCCTTCGCCAGATCCTGCCACCGGTCCCCCACAAGCCAGTGCACGTCCACGCTCTCCGAGCTGCACTCCTGCAGAAGGGCGCGCGAGATCTGCTCCCCCTCCCGCTTCCCTTCCAGTGCGGGCAGGTCGTGGGGCTGGGCGGAAATTCCCAGCACCCTCAACGGCAGAGTCAGCGGCAGCGGGGGCACGGGATCCATAAGCCGCAAATACCGAACGACCGGCACGCGAAGCGCGAGGTAGTCATCACGGGTGGGATCGACGAGGAATTCCCAGGGGATATGCGAGAGATTCGGCCCGTTCGTTCGCAGCAGGATACGCAACGGGTGCTCCTGCGCCCGAGCACGACTCCGCCAGCGGTCGAAGAGGAGGAATATATCCTCCCGAAAGACCGCCTCGGTGAGACGTTCTCCGAATTCCCTCACCGGCCTTTCCGAGACCGATGCACCTCGCACCACAGGACTGTACGAACGGGCCAGTGACTCCTGTACGGACGCGAGCGCCGACTGGAGTTCACCCTCGGAATACGGCGCCGCGACACGGATCAGCGCCTCGCCATACTCGGAAGCACACGACACAATCCAGTTGGTGTCGGCTTCAATAATTTCGAGCTGGAATGGGAGATTTTTCATCCAACCCACCTCCACCCCTGGATATATTGCACACCCGATATTTCGCGGCGTCCACCCAGGGGTACGAGGGGGGAGGAGTATCTAGAGGCCCGACCCGAGGACTCCTGCGGTGCGGCCGACCGGTTCGTCGCGGCCCTGGGCCCAGAGGGAGCGGACGTGGCCCAGGTGGCGCTGCATGCAGGCCTCCGCCGACTTCGCGTCGCCGCTGATCATCAGGTCCAGCAGCTCCAGGTGCTCCTCGGCGGAGGAGACCAGCTTGCCCGCCTCGTCCAGGCCGGTCAGCCCGTACAGGCGGGAGCGCTTGCGCAGGTCGCCGACGGTCTCCACGAGCCGTTCGTTGCCCGCGAGGCCCAGCAGCGTGAGGTGGAAGCGGCGGTCGGCCTCCAGGTACCCGATGAGGTTGTGCTCGCGGGCGCTGGTGACGATCTCCTGCGCGATGGGGCGCAGTTCCTCCAGCTGCTCGGCCGTGGCCGTCTTCGTGATCCGGCCGATGGTCGGCACCTCGATCATGGTGCGCAGCTCGGTGTACTGGTCGAGGTCGCGCTCGCTGACCTCGGTGATCCGGAAGCCCTTGTTGCGGACCGGCTCGACCAGGCCCTCCCGTGCCAGGTCGAGCATGGCCTCGCGCACCGGGGTTGCCGACACGCCGAGTTCGGCCGCGAGGCCGGGGGCGGAGTAGACGCTGCCGGGGCGCAGCTCACCCGCTATCAGAGCGGCTCGGAGGGCGTGCCCGACCTGGTCGCGGAGTCGTTCCTGGGCCTTGATGAGACTGTGCTGCTTCAGGTCACCCATTGCGTTTCCTCCGAGACCCTTTTCACCTGCCGACGAGCAGAGCAACAGCGTACAATGTCACGTTGCGCTGCTCACACTTCAGCGGCCTCGTACAGCGCGACCGCCACGGCAAGATCTTCCCAGGCCATGCCCACACTCTTGAAGAGCTGTGGACAACCCCGCTCCCCTCCTGTCGGCAGCCGTCCCGCGACCAGGTCCGCGAGCGTGCCCGTGATGTGCCCCGCCCCGATGGCCCCCTCCGCCTCCGGGACGAGCAGGTCGCCGGCCTCCCGCAGCGCCGCCGCACGCGACTCCACGTACACCGCCGCGCGTCGCACGAGGGCGGTGTCGGTCTCCCGGGCGGTCGGCTCGTGCGATCCGACGGCCACGACCACCGCGTCCGGCCGCACCAGCCGCCCGTCGAAGAGCGGTTCGCGGGCGGTGGTGCAGCAGACGACCAGGTCGGCGTCGACCACGTCCTCGGGGGTGCCGGTCCGGGCGGCCGGCACCCCCAGGGTGCGGGCGTGCGCGGCGAGGCGTTCGGCTCCCTCCCGGTTCCGGGCGACCACCACCACCTGCGCCGACTCCCGCTCGGCGAGGACCGCTTCGAGGTGCCCGTACGCCTGCGGTCCGGAGCCGAAGAGCACCATCCGGGGCGGCCGCCCGGCCGGCGCCAGGTGGCGCAGCGCGAGGGCGGAGACCGCCGGTGTGCGCAGGGCCGTCAGGGCCGCGCCGTCGAGCAGGGCCAGCGGGCGCAGGGTGGGCCCGTCCAGCAGGAGGTAGGAGCCGGTGATCCGGGGCAGCCCGCGGGCCGGGTTCCCGGGTGCGACCCCGGCGATCTTCACCCCGGCGTACGCCCCGGACGCGGCCGGCATCAGCAGCAGTTCGCCGTCGCCAGCCACGTCGATCGCGGAGCGCGGCGGGCAGCCCTCCGGGTCGAGGCCGCCGCGCAGGGCGGCGGCCAGGGCGTCGGCGGCCGCGGCCGGACCGAGAGCTGCGGCCATGGCCGCGGCGCCGAGCTGGGGTATCCCCCTCACAGCAGGAACCCGGTGCCGAGGGCGTCGTACGGGTCCACGGAGAAGGCGTGTTCACCGGTGCGGTAGGCGCTGCCGGTCACCTCGGTGACCCCGCCGTCCAGCATCCGGCCGGTGAACACGGTGCCGGTGACGGACTCGCTCAGCAGGTCCTCGCCCGGGCCGAGCCGTCCGTCCTCCGCGAGCAGCGCCAGCCGCGTCGAGGTGCCGGAGCCGCAGGGCGAGCGGTCGACCTGCCCGTCGGCGAAGACGGTCACGTTGCGCTGGTGCGGCCCGAACGGGGTGTCGGGCAGCTCCTCGTGGAGGATCACCCCGTAGACCCCGGACAGCAGCGGGCCGTCGGGGTGCCAGGTGGCGGGATGGGTGGCGAGCGCGGCCCGGATCTCCTGCCCGGCACGCACCAGCGCGGGCAGGGCGGTGCGCGAGACCTCCAGGCCGAGGTCGCGCGCGCGGACGGAGGCGTAGCAGGCACCGGCGTGCGCGATGTCCACCTCGGCCAGTCCGAGCGAGGTGGCGACGGGCACCTTGCGGGCGCCGACCCGGGCCGGCACGTTGCG includes these proteins:
- a CDS encoding ABC transporter ATP-binding protein: MTGTTADTKKRTTAPLLSVQDLTMTFPGRRSATGRRGAPVRAVDGVSFDLAAGRTLGLVGESGCGKSTTGRMLVRLLEPTSGRIAFEGEDISRLSQGALRPLRKNIQMVFQDPHSSLNPRQTVARIISEPLLVQGMGAGDARRRAADLMELVGLIPEHIDRYPHEFSGGQAQRIGIARSLATSPRLIVADEPVSALDVSVQAQIVNLMERLRAELGLAYVFIAHDLSVVKRVSDRVAVMYLGRIVEIGDKASLYENPQHPYTRALLSAVPLPDPAAERRRERIVLLGDPPSPAAPPPGCTFHPRCPKAQEICRTERPLLRLAASREVACHFPGD
- a CDS encoding ABC transporter ATP-binding protein — translated: MADPLLEVRDLRVTFTTPRGTVRAVDSVGFTVEAGRTLGIVGESGSGKSVTSLAVMGLHRGAVEVGGSVALAGRPLIGLSERELGKVRGRRMAMIFQDPLSSLHPYYTVGEQIAEHFRVHFKAGRAAARRRAVDMLGEVGIPEPARRAGEYPHQFSGGMRQRAMIAMALACEPDLLIADEPTTALDVTVQAQILELIAKLQQERGLGVVMITHDLGVVARVAHEVLVMYGGRAAEQAPVDALFADPAHPYTRGLLDSLPRLDTADDEPLPFIPGSPPSLLAPAPGCAFAPRCPRAAERCTGERPEPAAYGDGPGRTVACHFAGARAVEEAAR
- a CDS encoding ABC transporter permease, with the protein product MIVYLARRLLALAGVLLAIAAVTFLIFYVLPADPAAAACGKTCSAERLADVRVHLGLDQPLWKQFADFLTGIFTGRTLGTGQYAVVCDFPCLGYSYESSLPVWDLLMDRLPVSASLALGAAVLWLLLGLGAGVTAALRKDTATDKALMVGAVAAASLPVYFTSVMLIYGVIRIAGLLPYPTYQAFTDNPLGWASNLLLPWTALALLYAAMYARQSRGSMIEAMAEPYIRTARAKGMPERTVVVKHGLRSGMTPILTIFGIDLGGLLAGAVITESIFGLPGIGRLFYGALVNSDQPVVLGVTLLAAFFIVVANLVVDLLYAVIDPRVRY
- a CDS encoding ABC transporter permease; protein product: MTTTAPAPDAAAAGPAAAPGSSPWQLARRELSRRPAVRISLCIVVLFALMAVTAPWLGALGGWSPREFDKSAVDPYLGGQPLGPLGGISADHWLGVEPVTGRDLFARVVHGAQVSLLIAFAATAIVVLAGTAAGIAAGYFGGRTDTALSRLMDLTMSFPSLIFMIAMLSVAKDVNRLVLMTVVIGVFGWPGIARVVRGQTLSLKHREYVDAARVGGAGPWRILTREILPGVAGPVIAYTTLLIPGMISTEAALSYLGVGVRPPTPSWGQMIAESVAYYETDPMYFVIPSVFLFLAVLAFTLLGDALRDILDPRGGRS
- a CDS encoding ABC transporter substrate-binding protein, which encodes MTKRTQLALATALVAALALGASGCSGTKKGSSGAGAENPAAANDGKVLGGTPVKGGTLTVLSNQDFAHLDPARNWVMPTMDFGTRLLYRTLVTFKAEPGKAGSELVPDLATDLGTPSNGGRTWTFTLKEGVKYEDGTPVKAQDIKYNVERSFAPDLTGGPDYAAQYLAGTEGYKGPLQGQHLDSVKTPDDRTIVFELKRPVAEFSATATLPTFAPVPQSQEKGTQYDARPFSSGPYKIESYDRDKKLVLVRNEHWDPGTDTVRKAYPDKFVVVMGLKGGQIDDRIIAGEGADASTVQYADMRPESAPKVLPKPEVRSRLLAESQGCTEMLHLNNSRAPFDDPKVREAMQYAVDKEAVVTAGGGPALNEIATAYLPPALSGGKQADTLKIPPAGDPAKAKELLKAAGKETLKVSLSVSTGDKGKAEAIQQGLSRAGIEVVIDTVDPGAYYDVIGDLSTTPDMTLTGWCPDYPSGSTWIPFVFDGRTIKPKGNQGNYSQFRDEEVIKRIDEINAMADAKQANQAWIDLDATLMAKSPNVPILLERKPLLVGTNIAGAFGHPVWTGTIDYATVGLKDPSKSQG
- a CDS encoding DUF2752 domain-containing protein, with translation MNRPNARAFHPVLWASRPQPVRDAWLAAALFAWVAVAVRLADPTRPGRFPRCPFHVLTGLDCPGCGSLRALHQLTRADVVAAADYNLLLVLALPAIALAWLRVVTGRTTRRARPAWRGPRVILAGIALWTVVRNLPVLGGVLGA
- a CDS encoding CD225/dispanin family protein, translated to MSDRQQPPSSEGENWGPETPWQEPLLPPPTKPPPRTASAQPPQPEAPPAQPPTSQPGWERDQWGMTAPMRMPETYLAGAILVTLFCFLPTGIAAIIFASQVSEKWKAGDVVGSAESSRKARLWMIVSLVVGCIAWLFFIAIGMAADPNTTSMPAP